GGTCGATGCCGACGGCAACAGTTCCACGGTGTCACCGGATCGCCCGATCGCCGCCCGGCCTGCGGGCCGCAGCCTCGGAGTCGGCATCGCGGCCACCTTGGTGATCGCCGGTGTGGTCAGCCTGTTCGCCAGCGCGCACCCCGACGGCCTGGAGTTCGTCGGCGCGAGGCTCGGATTCGAGGGGGCGGCCAAGAGTTCAGCGGTCGCGGGCAGCCCGCTCGCGGACTACGGGGTCAGCGGGATCGGCAACAGCCAGGTGTCCGGCGCGCTCGCGGGCATCATCGGCGTACTCGTCACGATCGCTGTCGGGCTGCTGATCGCCAAGCTGGCGTCGCTGCGGTCCGCCCGCGCCCGCTCGTGAGCGGGTCGGTCGGCGACGGCCTGCTGGTGCCGGGGGACAGCCGCATCCACCGCCTCCCCGCGCAGGTGAAGATCGTCGCGCTGTTCGTCTTCGTGCTCGCCGTCGTCGCCACCCCGTCCACAGCCTTCTGGGCCTTCGCCCTGTACGCCGGAATGCTGGCCGGCTGCGTTCTGCTCGCCGGACTCCCGGCGCTGGTCGTGCTCAAGCGGCTCGCCGTCGAGACGCCGTTCGTCGTGTTCGCCCTCCTGCTCCCGTTCGTGGCGACCGGCCCGCGGGTCGACGTACTGGGCCTTTCGCTGTCCGAATCGGGCGTGCTCGGCTCCTGGAACGTGCTGGCGAAGGGAACCCTCGGTGTGGTCGCCGCGATCGTGCTCTCGGCCTCGACCGGTCCGCGCGATCTGCTCGCCGGACTGGAACGGCTGAAGTTGCCGTCGACCTTGATCGCGATCCTGTCCTTCATGGTCCGCTACCTGAGCGTCGTGTCGGATGACCTGCACCGGATGCGGATCGCCCGCGAATCGCGCGGCTACCAAGGCGGTCGCGCCGGACATCTCAAGGCCGTCGCCGGGGGAGTCGGCGCCCTGTTCGTCCGCAGCTTCGAGCGCGGCGAGCGGGTGCACCTCGCCATGCAGTCGCGCGGCTACAACGGCCGGATGCCGTTGCTTTCCCAGACCGGTGCCGCGCAGGCGCAATGGTTGCAGGGCCTGGCGCTCTCGCTGAGTGCTGTCGTCATCGCCGTGACTGCGAGGGTGGCCGGCCTGTGAGCGGTCCCTCGATCCACGTCGAACGTCTGGTCTTCGCCTATCCCGACGGCCGGCAGGCCTTGTTCGGCGTCGACTTCACCATCCAGCGCGGCGAACGGGTCGCCCTGCTCGGCCCGAACGGCGCCGGCAAGACGACGCTCGTGCTGCACCTGAACGGCATCCTGGGTTCAGTCGCGGGCGGCACCGGCAGCGGCCGGATCCAGGTCGGCGGCTCGGACCTCCACCGCGAACACCTGCCCGAGGTACGCCGGAAGGTCGGCCTGGTCTTCCAGGATCCCGATGACCAGCTGTTCATGCCGACCGTGCGCGACGACGTCGCCTTCGGACCCGCGAACCTCGGCCTGCGCGGACAGGAACTGGACGACCGCGTCCACGAAGCGCTGGTCCAGGTCGGGATGCAGGACCACGCCGACGTCGCCCCGCACCACCTGTCCTACGGGCAGCGCCGCCGGGTCGCCGTCGCGACGGTGCTCGCGATGCGCCCCGAAGTACTGGTGCTGGACGAGCCGTCGAGCAACCTGGACCCGGCCAGCCGGCGCGAACTGGCCGACATCCTCAATGGGCTCGACGTCACGCTGCTGATGATCACCCACGACCTGCCGTACGCGTTGCAGCTGTGTGAGCGGAGTCTGCTGATGGACGCCGGCCGGATCGTTGCCGACGGCGCCACTCGCGACCTGCTCGGCGACGCCGACCTGATGGCGGCGCACCGGCTCGAACTGCCCTACGGTTTCGACCCGCTCTCGGTGCCGGGCCCGGAGAAGTAGGCGTACGACGGCTACCAAATTCGCCAACTGGTGGTGAATTTCTCACCGAGGTCTTGTTTGTTACTCACTGGTCAGGGATGGTGACTCTCAGTTCACCGCACCCCTCTCAGTGCAAAGGCGGTCCGCCCATGAAACTCATCGCCGGCTTCGTCAGCGCGGCAGTCGTCGCCACCGCGCTCCTCAGCCCGACCATCGCGCAAGCGGCCGCCCCGGAGTACGTCGCCCTCGGCGACTCGTACGCCTCCGGGGTCGGCACCCGGGTCTACACCTCGGAGAGCGGCTCCTGCCAGCGCTCCACCCAGTCCTATCCGTACCTCGACGCGGCCCGGATCGGCGCGCACCTGACCTCGGTCGCCTGCTCCGGCGCCCGGGTCGCCGATGTGTCGGCCAAACAACTCACCCCGCTGAACAGCGGGGTCCGGTTCGTCACCGTGCAGGTCGGCGGCAACGATGCCGGGTTCTCGTCGGTGATCACCGAGTGCGCGCAGCCGGCCTGGCTGAGCAACTGCGACGGTGCGATCAACACCGCGCAGGCAACGATCAACAACACGATCCCGAGCCGGCTGAACGGGCTCTACGCAACCATCCGCAGCCGGGCGACGACGGCGAAGGTGGTCGTGGTCGGTTACCCGCGGCTGTTCAACGGCATCGACTGCAACGCGGCGACCTTCTTCAGCGGCACCGAGATGACCCGGCTGAACCAGACCGCCGACCTGCTTAATGCCAAGATCTCGGCCGCGGCGAGCGCTGCCGGGTTCAGTTTCGTCAACCCGACCACGGCGTTCATCGGCCACGCGGTCTGCGGCAGTCCGGAGTGGATCAACGGCCTGTCGAACCCGATCAGCGAGTCGTACCACCCGAACTCGACCGGCCACCAGGGCTTCGCCAACCTGGTCCAGCCGCAGTTGAGCTGACGCGGCCCGAACTGCGCGGCGCCTCCGGACGTGGTGTGATGCAGGGGTGCCGCGCAGGCCCGCCGCCGCTTCGGCGTACCGGGTAGCGCAGTGGCCTGGACCGTCCGCTGTCCGAGGCCGGCCCCGGAGGGGTGGCCGACGTCGGACGCCGGACGGTTCGCCGGTCCTGCTCCGAGTAGCCGCAACCCGGGGCCCCAGCGACACGTAGCCGGGGCCTCGGGCCTGCTCACAGACTACTCAGGTTTGGCCGCGGCAGCCGGAGCGAGCTTCTGCTGGACGTCGTCGAGCAGGTTCTGCAGCCGGCCGGCCAGCAGTTCGCGATCGCCGGGCGAGAGCGACGCGACCAGTTCGGATTCGCGAGTGAGTACCTGGTCGACCGTCCGCTCGACGAGGTCGTGTCCAGCCTTGGTCAGGGTCACGAAGACCGCCCGCGACCCGTTGCCCTCCGTACGCCGGGCGACC
The Kribbella voronezhensis DNA segment above includes these coding regions:
- a CDS encoding SGNH/GDSL hydrolase family protein, with the translated sequence MKLIAGFVSAAVVATALLSPTIAQAAAPEYVALGDSYASGVGTRVYTSESGSCQRSTQSYPYLDAARIGAHLTSVACSGARVADVSAKQLTPLNSGVRFVTVQVGGNDAGFSSVITECAQPAWLSNCDGAINTAQATINNTIPSRLNGLYATIRSRATTAKVVVVGYPRLFNGIDCNAATFFSGTEMTRLNQTADLLNAKISAAASAAGFSFVNPTTAFIGHAVCGSPEWINGLSNPISESYHPNSTGHQGFANLVQPQLS
- a CDS encoding energy-coupling factor ABC transporter ATP-binding protein yields the protein MSGPSIHVERLVFAYPDGRQALFGVDFTIQRGERVALLGPNGAGKTTLVLHLNGILGSVAGGTGSGRIQVGGSDLHREHLPEVRRKVGLVFQDPDDQLFMPTVRDDVAFGPANLGLRGQELDDRVHEALVQVGMQDHADVAPHHLSYGQRRRVAVATVLAMRPEVLVLDEPSSNLDPASRRELADILNGLDVTLLMITHDLPYALQLCERSLLMDAGRIVADGATRDLLGDADLMAAHRLELPYGFDPLSVPGPEK
- the cbiQ gene encoding cobalt ECF transporter T component CbiQ, which encodes MSGSVGDGLLVPGDSRIHRLPAQVKIVALFVFVLAVVATPSTAFWAFALYAGMLAGCVLLAGLPALVVLKRLAVETPFVVFALLLPFVATGPRVDVLGLSLSESGVLGSWNVLAKGTLGVVAAIVLSASTGPRDLLAGLERLKLPSTLIAILSFMVRYLSVVSDDLHRMRIARESRGYQGGRAGHLKAVAGGVGALFVRSFERGERVHLAMQSRGYNGRMPLLSQTGAAQAQWLQGLALSLSAVVIAVTARVAGL